The Alistipes megaguti sequence ATATGACCGTACTTGAGGTAATAGGCCACCAGCGCGTCGATGCGTTTGGCAAAGCGGCGCGTCTCGGACTCCGGGCCCAGCACCTTGAGCGACGACCCCCGCGCCACGATCTTCAGCGCCGGATGCAGCGACTTGATCTGATCCAGATAGGCGTCCTGCGGGCCGTAGAGCTCCCGCGGATCGACCCCTTCGATGAGTATCTCCTTACCGACTGTCTCCGTCATAGGCCATCAGAAGATATAACCGACGCTGAGCGCCACGTTGTAGGTACGGAGTTTGTCCAGCCGGCGGCCGTCCGGAAGCACCACGTCGTGCTTGCTGCGGAACTGGCCGTTGTAGCGCACGTCGACCAGCAGGTGGCGCAGCAGCACCACCCCGGCACCGACGGTGTACGACACTGACGGACGGATCCGCCCGAAATCGAGCAGATCGCCGCCCGACTTCTGCTTGCAGTCGTTCATCACCGTGAAGACCGGTCCGGCGTAGATGCGCAGCGGACTGAGCAGGCGGAACGACGCCAGCACCGGCACGTCGATCGAATTCGACTTCAGGTTCAGCTCACCGCCCCCTTCGGGACGGATGCGCAGCCCCTGCCGCACGTAGAGGATCTGCGGCTCGACGGCGAAGGCGCCCAGCTTGACGGCCGTGACGATACCGGCCTGCCAGCC is a genomic window containing:
- a CDS encoding outer membrane beta-barrel protein: MNKLLKILLTLLLAGSAGSAAAQRPRTLVEWGVIGGINIPDYTTNMDATDIRNKMGWQAGIVTAVKLGAFAVEPQILYVRQGLRIRPEGGGELNLKSNSIDVPVLASFRLLSPLRIYAGPVFTVMNDCKQKSGGDLLDFGRIRPSVSYTVGAGVVLLRHLLVDVRYNGQFRSKHDVVLPDGRRLDKLRTYNVALSVGYIF